AGCATACGTCATTCCTACAAATATTCCGCGATAGGTTTTGTGTAAAAATATACTACAGATTAATTGGGTGCCTATACCAGTAATTAATATTGCAATTCCCATATATATCGTTATAACACTTAATATACCTGCCAATACGACATTAATTTTTAGAATGATATAAGATGTAGAAAAAAGATACACAACTGCACTCATAACCAACCCGATATATGCTCCCATAAACAAATACTTTGTTCCAGGAATTGGTAAAAAGCGACTTAAAAAAAGAACACCTACGCCTCCTGCAATAAGCATTGCCACCGACATACCGATCTGTGTGATTTCATGGGTCATCTGTTGATTTTTTTCTTGTTCACTCATTCTTGTCCTCCTATGCATTCCCCCTCATTATACACGTTTCGCTTATTATTTTCTAGACGAAGTTAAAGGTTTTATTCATATATGTTTAATATGTCATTGACAAACCCTATAATATGACCTATGATATAACATATGAACTTGAAAAAGGAGGATTTTCATGCGTATTTCAGCAAAAGGTCGTTACGCCATTGCTGCAACTATATATTTAGCCAAGCGCTATGCCAACGACGAATACATAACTGTTATTAGCATCTCTGAGGAGTTAGACATCTCAAAGATTTACCTGGAGCAAGTGTTTTCCCTACTTAAGCAAGGAGATATTGTATTATCCGTAAAAGGATCACAAGGTGGATATAAATTGACACGTCATCCCAAACACATTAATGTTTATGAGATTTTATCGCCCATTGAATCGGCTTTATTTGAAACCACCAAAGAGTCCGTAAAAAAATCAGCTGCACATATCGAACACTCTGCTCAACATCTTATCTATTTACCACTTGATCGAACACTTCAACAATTTTTTCAACAAATCACTTTGGAAGAGCTTGTCCTTGAAGCTGATAAACACAATGGCGAAGCCGGTTATATGTTTTATATTTAAATTGACTTTTTTTTATTTTAGCTCTATAATTACACGGTTATAGAGTTTTTTTATATTGAAGTAAGAATAAGGAGTGTATTGAATGAAATATATTAGCTTCGATACGTTACGCACATATGATTTTAATGGTATTCATTTTCTAAAACCTGATTTATATCTAAAAGAAATCGAATCTGTTCGTAATGCAGAATGGATTTTATTCCCCCCCTACTGGCAAGTTAACGCATTAGTCTATGGCTTGCATAAAAAAATCTTTCCAAGTCTTGCGACCTATCATCTAGGACACAATAAGATAGAGATGACACGCGTGCTAATGACTTCCTTTCCTGACTTTGTTCCTTATACAGAAATACTTAGTAATACAGACTACAATCAAGAATTTATCCTCACCTATTTTGATTATCCTTTTATTGCTAAAGAAGTGAAAAGCTCCATGGGTCAAGGTGTATATAAAATCGAAAACCTTAATGATTTTAAAGCTTATTGCGCTCTTACCGATACATTGTATATCCAAGAGTACTTGCCAATTGACAGGGATATGCGCATTATTTTTATTGGAGATCAAGTGGTAAGTTCCTATTGGCGTATTGCTGCAAAAGACAATTTTAAAAACAACGTCGCTCAAGGGGGACAAATCTCCTATGATCCGATCCCCATCGAAGCGATTCGTATTGTCTCACAAATTGCCATTTCTCTTGGTATCAACCATGCAGGGTTTGATGTTGCATATGTCAATGGAAAATACTATATTTTTGAGTTTAATGTTATGTTTGGTACACAAGGTCTCATTGACAAAAAAGTCCCCTATGGCTCCATTGTTCTTGACTATCTAAACCGCATGGAACTTGCGCAAAATTCATAGTCACTCTAAAGAGACCAAAAAGTCATGACAAGAATATATCCCACAAACGAAACAACCGTACTATAGACAAGCATTTGACTAAAAAACTCCGCTTCTTTTTGCTCTCTTATATATAAAGGTAATATATAAGGGGGCGGCAACAATAAAAATGCGACAAAGGATAGAGCAAACATTGGGTCGCTTATGCCTGACATCTTAATGGCCAGGAACATTGTACTCACTCCTAGTATCCCAACAATAAGAGCTCGTCCTCCTACATATGCAAGTACTTTAGCTGCACCACTCTTCTCAAACGTCATCGAATAGCCAATAACGATAAGTATTAACGGCGACGTCAGCGGCGTAATCATGGCTAGTGTAGCATAGACCCCTGCCCCAAGGGCTGTTAATCCAAAGGGGATATACATGCCGCTTAAATTAAATACAATCCCTAAAAATATTGCAATAATCGTTGGTGTCTTTAAAAAAGCGACCAGCGTTTTTTTAAATTGAAACGTGTGTCTATCTTTATTTTCCAATAGTGGCACATAGACAAACCAAATAAATAGTTCATGTCCAAAACCAATTAACATAATTGTAGCAAGGTGCTCGACACCCCATATAGCGCTAAAAAGCCCAACCCCAATCATACCAAATTCAAAGCCTGTAAAAAAACCTGAAGTAAAGCGTTCCGGAAAAAGACTGGGTGTTTTTTTGTGTAGAAGTTCTCCCATTCCATATAAAAGGCAACATAATAGAAATACCAGAACAAAGATCCAAATGTAGCTGATTTCAAGGTGAACTGTAGCAAAAGCCCCGAATAAAACTGCCGGCAAGGCAATCTTCACAATAATTGTTTTAAGTCCTTCGATAAGCACCGTATCAAATAGCTTGATTCTTCGTGCAAATATACCAATACCTATCATAATAATAATCGGTAGTAATCGTTCAACTAAAAGTATCATAGCATCTCCCATCCAAGCGCCTTACACACAGATAATACTGTAAATCGCTCTCGAATAATCGGACCTTGCTTCATTGCATAGATTATTTGATCTTTTGAATATTTTTCTCGAATATGCACAATCAATTTCTGATAGTCCTTAACAAGTTTCTCATAACTTAGCGCCTTATTAATGGCATGTCTTAATTCTAAGACCTGTTGATCTGTTAGTTGATAGTGTACCTGGACTTTATCCATATCCTCATAGAGACCTTGATATAACTTTAATACATCTTGGGTTGCCATCCCCACTTTAATTCCATGAAAGTCAACTTTTCGCCCTTCTTCTATAGCTTTCATCTCAAGTGTATGACTAATAAGGTGTTCTGCACCTGAAGCCGGTCTAGAATTGCCTACGTAATACATATAAATACCTGACTGTATTAAACTTTCACTGATAAACTCTCCAAGTTGTTGCTCTGTAGTGCCGCCATAGTGCAACCCTTCATCTGATATAATTAAGTGTTGCATTAAGGCATCAATGTATGCATACATTCCCTTATAAATTCTAGGACAAAAATATTCCCCATGAATAATATGACTCATCTTCCAGTCCGTCAGCGCCGTTATCTTGCCCAATAAATCCCCTAATCCAGCCACCACCATCTCTTTGGGCGCTTGATTAATCACATCTTTTTCTCCATATATCCGCTTTGCGACATGACAATAGTAGGTCTTTTTAAACCCTTGGACAAGAATTGGTGAAGCTGTGGAAGCATATCCATCCATTGACGGCGCGGACATAACAATCCAATATGGAATGTCTAGACGATAACTTACATATCGGCACAAATCGTTGATGGTTCCTGAGCCAATCCCCACCATAAGTTTTGTTCTGTCTGTGGTATGTAAGAGGATTTCGCCAACACCTTGTTCGTCAGGCAATACTTCCATGTTACGTTTAAGCTTAAGTATCGTATAGCCTTGTTCGTTTAATTGATGTATTAAGCATACATATGCTTCTGAAACCGGAATATCCGTAACAATAATAACCTCCTCTTTAGCATAAGTTTTTAAATCGTCAAGGATAACCTTATCAATATGATGTTCAATCTGTATTTTTTCAATACGTTCTACATGTTCTCTTCCACATTCACACTTCATGCTTGCCTTCCTTTCTAAAAAAGAATTATACCTATAGCGCCTGCAGCGATAATAAAAAAGATAGGATGAATTTTAACTTTCATAACAGCGATTGTAAATATACAAAAAAGAATACTACTTTTAAAATCAATGCGTTCAAACCATGAATTCCATGTTACATCTGTAGATGTATTTAAAACACTTACTCTCCCAATTGATAGAAGTGTTGAGCCAATAATACCAATAACGGTCGGTCGAACCCCTTTTAGAACACCTTGTACAATCCAATGTTCATTAACTCCCTTTAAAAACTTTGCAATCCCGTAGATAATTAGAAGCGAAGGCATGACTATACCTGCTGTCGCAACAATGGATCCTCCAAATCCCAACTGGGATAGTCCTACGTATGTCGCCATATTTACGCCTATCGGTCCAGGTGTAGATTCACTGATTGCAATCATATCTGCAAACATTTTTTCATCAACCCATCCATACATGATAGCATAATTTTCCAATAGAGGAATTGCCGCTAATCCGCCTCCAATGGTAAAGAGCCCTACTCGAAAAAAAGTAAAAAAAAGGTATAGATAATTACTCATGCATATCCTCCTTTTTTTTCCATCGCGACTTTGCTGTTTGAATAATAATCCCTAAAATTCCACCAAGAATAATAATATAAATCGGTGTCACATCAATAAACCCAACAAAAATCAACCCCATCGCCAACAGAAAATAATCCGAAAACGTCTTTAGAACTTTCTGTCCCATCTTAATAATAGCAGACAATATTAATGCCAATACCATAATGCGAATGCCCATAAACGCCTTTTCCACATAGGGATTTGTCTTATATGTGTTGATTACATTTGCCAGCAGTGTGATGATAATCCATGAAGGTGTGACCATCCCTAACGTTGCAGCCACGCCTCCAATAAACCCTTTTTGTTTGACTCCAACAAAGGTTGCTGTGTTGATAGCAATGATACCTGGTGTTGATTGGCCTATTGCATAGTAGTTAATAATTTCTTCATCCGTTGCCCATCCATATTTTTCAACTACTTCCTTATGAATAAGAGGAAGCATTGCATAGCCTCCTCCTATTGTAAATAGACCAATCTTTAAAAATGCAAAAAACAATTGTATTAACGATCGATCATGATTATTCATTTATTCGGCTTCTTCCTCTGTCATATGTTGATGATAAATATACTTAGAAGCATTTTCTTCAACAAGACGTTTTGCAAATGTCTCTAAGTCAATTGAACCTTCATCTCCTTTTTCACGACTTCGGACACTCACACAGTTTTTCTCTTCTTCTTCCTGTCCAATAATTGCAAGATATGGTAAACGTTCAAGTCTGGCTTCACGAATCTTATAACCAATCTTTTCTGCACGCATATCAATATCCACACGCAATCCCATGCTCTTTAATTTACGAGCAACTTTTTCTGCATACTCATGATTTTTCTCTGATATCGGTAACAACTTCACTTGTGTCGGTGCCATCCATAATGGGAATGCTCCTGCATATTTTTCAATTAACATCGCAAGTGTTCGCTCATAGCATCCGATAGAGCTTCGATGAATAATAAATGGGCGTTTTTTAACATTATCTCTATCAACATAGCTCATGTCAAAGCGTTCTGCTAAAGCAAAGTCAATTTGAATGGTTAACAATGTATCTTCTTTTCCATGAACATTTCTAAACTGAACATCCAATTTAGGACCGTAAAAAGCTGCTTCCCCATCCGCTTCATAATAATCCAAACCAATGTGATTTAGTATTTCTCGCATACTATTTTGTGTATTTTCCCAAGCTTCTGGGTTATCAATGTATTTATCCGTACGCTTTGAATCCCACTTAGAAAAACGATACCACACGTCTTCTTCGATACCAAGTGCTCGCATAATCTCTTGTAGAAGTTCTACGACACTTGTAAATTCTTGTTCAAGCTGACTCGGTGTACAGATAATATGCGCATCCGACAAGGTAAATTGACGAAGTCGAATAAGTCCATGCATCTCTCCGGAAGATTCATTTCTATATAAAGTTGAGGTCTCTGACAAGCGCACAGGTAAATCTCGGTAACTATGTTGTGTTGCTTTATAAATAACATATTGGAAAGGACATGTCATCGGACGAAGGGCATAAACTTCTTCATCTTTTTCCTCATCTCCTAAGATAAACATACCATCTTTATAATGATCCCAATGTCCCGATATCTTGAACAAATCTGATTTTGCCATAATCGGCGTCTTAGTAAATTCATAACCCCAGTTTTCTTCGATATCTTCAACATAACGTTGTAAAATCTGCATAAGCTTTGCACCCTTTGGCATCATAAGCGGTAAACCTTGACCTACAATATCTGATGTTGTAAAAATGCCTAGCTCACGTCCCAATTTATTATGGTCGCGTTTTTTTGCTTCAGCCAATTGATGTAAATAGTCCTTTAGATCTGCTTTACGACTAAACGCCGTTCCATAGATTCTAGAGAGCATCTTATTGCGCTCATCTCCTCGCCAGTAAGCTCCTGCTGTGCTTAAAAGCGCGTAGGATTGAACGGCTTTCGTATTCATCAAGTGGGGTCCGGCACACAAATCAACAAACTCACCTTGTTGATAAAACGAAATAATTGCATCTTCCGCCAACTCTTGAATCAATTCAACCTTATATGGTTCTTGCTTTTCTTCCATAAGTGCAATTGCTTCATTACGAGGAAGTTCAAAGCGCTCAATCGGTTGCTTTTCTTTTATAATTTTTTTCATTTCCGCTTCAATTGCTTTAAGTTGTTCATCTTTTAAAGCATTCTCTGTCTCAAAATCATAGTAAAACCCTGTATCAATGGCTGGACCAATGGCAAGTTTTACTTCTGGATATAGCCGTTTTACGGCTTGCGCCATGATGTGGGATGCTGTATGACGATAAGCACGCTTTCCTGCTTCATCTTGAAATGTCAAAATGTTTAACTGTGCATCTTCTGAAATCACCGTACGTAAATCTACCACTTCATCATTTAATTCTGCTGCACATGCCACACGTGCTAAACCTTCGCTGATATCAGCAGCAATATCAATAATCGCCTTTGGTTCATTATATTCTTTAAATGAGCCGTCTTTTAATGTTACTTTCATTATTCTACCTTCTTTCTATTGTTCAAAACACTTACATACTTGGCATCTGTATACAATATGTGGTTCGACACCCATTCGAGCAAAAACTCGGACAAGTCACGAATAACCCCTTCTTGTCGTAAATCCAAATCTTCTGTCAATGTCTCTTTAACTTTTAGCACAAATGAATCATGTTCTTTTTGATGTGCAGCCAAATCATCATATCCTGCACTTCTTAGCACTTTTTCTTCTTCTTCAAAATGGTATACCGTGTAATCTTCTAACTCTTTTAATACATTATACACTTCATCATAACAATCAATACCATCTTTTACATCACGCTCAAGTGCATTTACTTGTTCAATAAGTGCAAATAATTGCTGATGCTGCTCATCAATCTCAGGTATTCCAAATGCAAATCGATCATTCCATAACATAATCTTTCCTCCTATAAAATAAAAAACGCCTCTTGCACATTTAAATATGCAAGGGGCGAGATATTCCCGCGGTTCCACCCTAATTGTTGAAAACCACTTCATTATAACTATAACGCGTTACCGAACCGGATTAAGGTCTCTCAGAGGTAGTCTTCACATATGTTGTCATGAGAAACGTCTCAGCTAATCGTTTCTTCTCTGTCAAGCGCCATATGCTACTCGTCTCGTCGTCGATTTAATATATTATGTTTATTATAACAAAACTCATTCGTTTGTCAATTCCTTCTTAGAATAATTTTTTTGAATCTGCATGCTCTACATATCTAATATATCTTCATATTTTTTTAGAATTGTATGACCATAGGAGTCCTTTGCTGCTAAAGCTTCTTCTAAAGTTGCGTATTTTGACCTATCAAATCCCGGCCATGCCCACTTACCACCAAGGTCTTCAACATAAGGCGCTACACCTCGACTGACAAGATCAAATCGTGGATCAACCACATCATTTCTCAAGTCCTTTGTTGATGCGTAGGCTTTGAGATGTTGAATACTTGCTCGTACGCCTTCTTGAGGTGAAGAAAATGTAGCTGCTTCCCCTGTTGCATTGCCATTAAGGGCGCCGATACCGCCATAGTTGTTTTGATGGGGTTCAACGATACCACCGTATTTAAAGTATCCTGTTTCATGGCATGCTTGTGCAAAAGCAATATCTCCTCGAACACCTTCTCGTGCCCCTTCATCAATCCATAGTTGGGCAAATTCTCGAACAGATGTATTGATTTTAGGGTTTGGATTCTTGCTCAATAAATATTTTTCCAGCTGCTTTGCTGTAGCAATAGCTTCCCCCATAATAGGTG
This sequence is a window from Vallitaleaceae bacterium 9-2. Protein-coding genes within it:
- a CDS encoding Rrf2 family transcriptional regulator, with the translated sequence MRISAKGRYAIAATIYLAKRYANDEYITVISISEELDISKIYLEQVFSLLKQGDIVLSVKGSQGGYKLTRHPKHINVYEILSPIESALFETTKESVKKSAAHIEHSAQHLIYLPLDRTLQQFFQQITLEELVLEADKHNGEAGYMFYI
- a CDS encoding iron-containing alcohol dehydrogenase gives rise to the protein MKCECGREHVERIEKIQIEHHIDKVILDDLKTYAKEEVIIVTDIPVSEAYVCLIHQLNEQGYTILKLKRNMEVLPDEQGVGEILLHTTDRTKLMVGIGSGTINDLCRYVSYRLDIPYWIVMSAPSMDGYASTASPILVQGFKKTYYCHVAKRIYGEKDVINQAPKEMVVAGLGDLLGKITALTDWKMSHIIHGEYFCPRIYKGMYAYIDALMQHLIISDEGLHYGGTTEQQLGEFISESLIQSGIYMYYVGNSRPASGAEHLISHTLEMKAIEEGRKVDFHGIKVGMATQDVLKLYQGLYEDMDKVQVHYQLTDQQVLELRHAINKALSYEKLVKDYQKLIVHIREKYSKDQIIYAMKQGPIIRERFTVLSVCKALGWEML
- a CDS encoding chromate transporter — its product is MSNYLYLFFTFFRVGLFTIGGGLAAIPLLENYAIMYGWVDEKMFADMIAISESTPGPIGVNMATYVGLSQLGFGGSIVATAGIVMPSLLIIYGIAKFLKGVNEHWIVQGVLKGVRPTVIGIIGSTLLSIGRVSVLNTSTDVTWNSWFERIDFKSSILFCIFTIAVMKVKIHPIFFIIAAGAIGIILF
- a CDS encoding chromate transporter — its product is MNNHDRSLIQLFFAFLKIGLFTIGGGYAMLPLIHKEVVEKYGWATDEEIINYYAIGQSTPGIIAINTATFVGVKQKGFIGGVAATLGMVTPSWIIITLLANVINTYKTNPYVEKAFMGIRIMVLALILSAIIKMGQKVLKTFSDYFLLAMGLIFVGFIDVTPIYIIILGGILGIIIQTAKSRWKKKEDMHE
- the thrS gene encoding threonine--tRNA ligase, with the protein product MMKVTLKDGSFKEYNEPKAIIDIAADISEGLARVACAAELNDEVVDLRTVISEDAQLNILTFQDEAGKRAYRHTASHIMAQAVKRLYPEVKLAIGPAIDTGFYYDFETENALKDEQLKAIEAEMKKIIKEKQPIERFELPRNEAIALMEEKQEPYKVELIQELAEDAIISFYQQGEFVDLCAGPHLMNTKAVQSYALLSTAGAYWRGDERNKMLSRIYGTAFSRKADLKDYLHQLAEAKKRDHNKLGRELGIFTTSDIVGQGLPLMMPKGAKLMQILQRYVEDIEENWGYEFTKTPIMAKSDLFKISGHWDHYKDGMFILGDEEKDEEVYALRPMTCPFQYVIYKATQHSYRDLPVRLSETSTLYRNESSGEMHGLIRLRQFTLSDAHIICTPSQLEQEFTSVVELLQEIMRALGIEEDVWYRFSKWDSKRTDKYIDNPEAWENTQNSMREILNHIGLDYYEADGEAAFYGPKLDVQFRNVHGKEDTLLTIQIDFALAERFDMSYVDRDNVKKRPFIIHRSSIGCYERTLAMLIEKYAGAFPLWMAPTQVKLLPISEKNHEYAEKVARKLKSMGLRVDIDMRAEKIGYKIREARLERLPYLAIIGQEEEEKNCVSVRSREKGDEGSIDLETFAKRLVEENASKYIYHQHMTEEEAE
- a CDS encoding bacteriohemerythrin, with the protein product MLWNDRFAFGIPEIDEQHQQLFALIEQVNALERDVKDGIDCYDEVYNVLKELEDYTVYHFEEEEKVLRSAGYDDLAAHQKEHDSFVLKVKETLTEDLDLRQEGVIRDLSEFLLEWVSNHILYTDAKYVSVLNNRKKVE